In a genomic window of Penaeus vannamei isolate JL-2024 chromosome 38, ASM4276789v1, whole genome shotgun sequence:
- the LOC113825153 gene encoding protein POLR1D yields MLSRVFSVQVHLSRGGSVSRWLLRVEIVYSLWEYKALRVFRLAEEALLREAKRGAQRAETCGPSGWLKNRLPSTNKTFLHNTILGALAANKAQERKEKNQSERGKRKREQEEKERNTYKRLYIHASTKTKASLTNTGRKPSQHEEGSREPREKGKNEKLMIWSENGLEISSSNRGTEKKKSKDSKSALNDVSSRKDRSKILSRNINFVSSTLEDETET; encoded by the exons ATGCTGTCTCGGGTATTTTCCGTTCAAGTACATCTGTCTCGTGGTGGCAGTGTGTCTAGGTGGCTTCTAAGGGTGGAAATCGTGTATAGTCTGTGGGAATATAAGGCTCTACGAGTTTTCAG GCTGGCAGAGGAGGCCTTGCTgcgagaagcgaagagaggagcACAAAGGGCTGAAACCTGTGGGCCATCGGGATGGTTGAAAAACAGACTTCCTTCAACAAATAAAACTTTCCTTCATAACACAATTTTAG GGGCACTGGCAGCCAACAAAGctcaggaaaggaaagaaaaaaatcagagtgagcgaggaaagagaaagagggagcaagaagaaaaggagagaaatacatataaaagactgtacatacatgcaagcaccAAGACAAAAGCTTCACTTACAAACACAGGTAGAAAACCCTCACAACATGAAGAAGGCAGTAGAGAAccaagagagaaaggtaaaaatgaAAAGTTGATGATATGGAGTGAAAATGGCTTGGAAATTTCATCGAGCAACAGAGGTACGGAAAAGAAGAAATCAAAAGACAGTAAGAGTGCTTTAAACGATGTCTCATCAAGGAAGGACAGATCAAAAATTTTATCAAGAAATATAAATTTTGTTTCAAGTACTTTGGAGGATGAGACAGAAACTTAG
- the LOC113825172 gene encoding uncharacterized protein gives MQAPPTSSPVERSRSAEAMASSTHPVKRLGASALVGQSKELVLNVFEYFNKDACESVQDAAKKTSEATQVSETVILKLRAQAKRRLRGRIQPRSCPQRRAPKRTTIGDVDKDALRRAILAIYERGDMPTLTSLMETVKEPPLNFKGSRSSLWRLMQHMGFRYKKFYKNCAMLVERPTVVAARSKFIRELRTNRSSESPRPEIYLDETWINQNMNADQDWTNKEGIVGARTRCLRGGTYIIIHAGSSEGFVKGAMFVFKSKMGRRGDYSDTMDSQAFKRWFQWQLLPNIPPRSLIIMDNAPYHNMEHNKTPSVKSGKEEIVKWLTDNSIPHDSSHTKAELFQLVKLHKEDKHRYVADELAAAAGHKVLRIPQYHSEFNPIESVWVQIKDEVKKDSEKWQYFNKLGLLILQAITHVTPEDWKKYVQQTQELQDEYSKKDHAFEHMYETFSNEVTDSDSSSDETDDAES, from the coding sequence ATgcaagccccgcccacctcctcccctgtCGAACGCAGTCGGTCTGCTGAAGCAATGGCGTCCTCCACACACCCGGTCAAGCGTCTTGGTGCTTCTGCGCTCGTCGGCCAATCCAAGGAACTTGTCTTGAACGTATTTGAGTATTTTAATAAGGATGCATGTGAGTCCGTCCAAGATGCGGCTAAGAAAACCTCCGAGGCAACGCAGGTTTCGGAGACGGTGATTCTGAAGTTAAGAGCTCAAGCCAAGAGGAGACTCCGTGGCAGAATCCAGCCCCGGTCTTGCCCCCAGAGACGTGCTCCCAAACGCACGACGATCGGCGACGTGGACAAGGATGCTTTGCGAAGGGCAATCCTTGCCATATATGAAAGGGGAGACATGCCAACGCTCACTTCGCTTATGGAAACGGTGAAGGAACCGCCCCTGAACTTCAAAGGAAGTAGATCGAGTCTGTGGCGATTGATGCAACACATGGGGTTTAGGTATAAGAAATTTTACAAGAACTGTGCTATGCTGGTGGAACGGCCAACCGTCGTAGCTGCCAGAAGCAAATTCATAAGGGAGCTGAGGACCAACCGAAGCAGCGAAAGCCCCAGGCCAGAAATTTACCTTGATGAGACCTGGATTAATCAGAATATGAACGCTGACCAGGACTGGACCAACAAGGAAGGAATAGTGGGAGCTCGCACGAGATGCTTGAGGGGTGGGACGTACATAATTATCCACGCAGGGAGTTCTGAAGGCTTTGTAAAGGGTGCTATGTTCGTGTTCAAATccaagatgggaaggaggggggattacAGCGATACGATGGACAGTCAAGCATTCAAGAGATGGTTTCAGTGGCAGCTGCTGCCGAACATCCCACCCAGATCACTCATCATTATGGACAACGCTCCGTATCACAACATGGAGCACAATAAAACCCCTTCAGTCAAATCGGGAAAAGAGGAAATCGTTAAGTGGCTAACTGATAACTCCATTCCCCACGATTCGTCTCACACCAAAGCTGAACTTTTCCAGCTGGTAAAGCTGCACAAGGAAGATAAGCATCGCTATGTGGCTGACGAACTCGCTGCTGCTGCTGGACACAAGGTTCTCCGAATCCCCCAGTATCATAGCGAGTTTAATCCCATTGAATCGGTTTGGGTTCAGATCAAAGACGAAGTCAAGAAGGATTCGGAGAAGTGGCAATATTTCAACAAACTTGGACTCCTTATATTGCAGGCCATTACTCATGTAACTCCTGAAGACTGGAAGAAATACGTACAACAAACGCAGGAGCTTCAAGACGAATACAGCAAAAAAGACCATGCCTTTGAACACATGTACGAGACATTTTCTAATGAGGTGACTGATTCGGACTCCAGTAGCGATGAAACCGATGATGCCGAATCTTGA
- the Sms gene encoding spermine synthase — MAGHSVPVDFRVNPAKISNPVERKTLLQDMLPLIEPFTGSLTEISVCEVPGGNFVALFASDTMTLSVKLYSNGLVTATVEYYTDQVNEHKIANDHGRALEKQLMAKFDCSVAKVLPAIKRAPPVNPYFTSSDDRLLEYDTDGIVFEEQSEFQKVQIYSTKSFGNLLVLDDLQNLAEQDLPYTHGLMNKDKEDFAGKEILILGGGDGALLWELLKEKPKFVTMIDIDDVVMKACRKHMKSVCGTCMDNYDGENYKIIVGDAIKYMKDYIKEGKQFDYVFGDLTDVPISPTPRGQLWDFLRTILGLGIQCVRPGTGKYMTHAIGIQCSSALKMFEEQFEAQDIPVTLTRTSHYVPSFMEYWCFYQATRKAA, encoded by the exons ATGGCTGGTCACTCTGTTCCTGTGGACTTCAGGGTCAATCCTGCAAAGATCTCCAACCCTG TTGAGAGAAAAACACTTCTCCAGGATATGCTGCCACTAATTGAGCCCTTCACTGGCTCACTCACAGAG atatctgtgtgtgaggTGCCTGGTGGAAATTTTGTTGCTCTATTTGCCTCCGACACCATGACACTCTCGGTCAAGCTTTACTCCAATGGTCTCGTCACGGCAACTGTTGAATATTACACTGACCAGGTCAACGAGCACAAGATTGCTAATGAT CATGGGAGGGCTTTGGAAAAGCAGCTCATGGCAAAGTTTGACTGCAGTGTGGCCAAGGTCTTACCGGCAATCAAGAGAGCTCCCCCTGTCAACCCATACTTTACATCTTCAG ATGACAGGCTGCTTGAATATGACACTGATGGTATTGTCTTCGAGGAGCAGTCGGAATTCCAGAAGGTGCAGATATACAGCACAAAAAGTTTCGGAAACCTCTTGGTCCTAGACGACCTCCAAA ACCTTGCAGAACAGGACTTACCATACACCCATGGTCTCATGAACAAGGACAAGGAGGACTTTGCAGGGAAGGAAATACTGATCCTTGGAGGTGGTGACGGGGCCCTTCTGTGGGAGCTGCTGAAGGAGAAGCCCAAATTCGTCACCATGATTGAC ATTGATGACGTTGTGATGAAAGCTTGTCGCAAGCACATGAAGTCAGTATGTGGCACCTGCATGGACAACTATGATGGAGAGAACTATAAG ATTATTGTTGGAGATGCCATTAAATACATGAAGGACTAcataaaggaagggaaacagtTTGACTATGTGTTTGGAGACCTCACAGATGTGcccatctctcccaccccccgAGGGCAGCTATGGGACTTCCTGCGCACCATTCTTGGTCTGGGGATTCAGTGTGTCAGGCCAGGCACTGGGAAATATATGACACAT GCTATTGGAATCCAGTGTTCAAGTGCTCTGAAAATGTTCGAGGAGCAGTTCGAAGCCCAAGACATCCCAGTGACTCTGACACGTACAAGCCATTACGTGCCATCCTTCATGGAGTACTGGTGCTTCTACCAAGCCACCCGCAAGGCAGCGTAG